One segment of Nostoc flagelliforme CCNUN1 DNA contains the following:
- a CDS encoding TIGR04222 domain-containing membrane protein produces the protein MNALLHNSIADMYGPDFLLFYCFVIGITLVVCQQLVQDPTKNQPLPLIPAEPDPYEIAYLRSQETGIANVALFDLIVRDYLQVNEQFISQVPNHPDLSHLQPIEREVFDKFSSSSTAQISVWLATESIQSYSNAYEEKLQNEQLLYASQWQERNIKVGLIGAIIIFSLGSYKLLIALGKGRYDAGLLITIGVFSIIFLLWFVSRHTHLSHRGKMYLQQLQETFTRLQQKAKYDIPSVFDYNLLVALFGVEALAGTSYDSYYKAFFPPTFSRKVTTVESSSSSLCGSFSCSSPSYSTSYRSSSSDTSSSCSTSSGCSSSCNSSSDSGSSCSSGSDSGSSCSSSSCGGGCGGGCGGGCGGG, from the coding sequence ATGAATGCATTACTGCATAATTCAATTGCAGATATGTATGGGCCAGATTTTTTACTGTTTTATTGTTTTGTCATTGGGATAACTTTGGTAGTTTGCCAACAGCTAGTGCAAGATCCAACCAAAAACCAGCCTCTGCCGCTAATTCCTGCTGAACCAGATCCCTACGAAATCGCTTATTTGCGTTCCCAAGAAACAGGAATAGCCAATGTAGCTTTATTTGACTTGATTGTTCGGGATTATTTGCAAGTCAATGAACAATTCATCAGCCAAGTACCAAATCATCCTGATTTATCTCACCTACAGCCTATAGAGCGTGAGGTATTTGATAAATTCTCTTCTTCTTCTACTGCTCAAATATCTGTTTGGTTAGCAACCGAGAGTATCCAGTCATACAGCAATGCCTATGAAGAAAAACTCCAAAATGAGCAATTGTTGTATGCTTCCCAGTGGCAAGAACGGAATATCAAAGTTGGCTTGATTGGGGCGATAATTATTTTCAGCTTGGGGAGCTATAAGCTTCTCATCGCCTTGGGTAAGGGACGCTATGACGCAGGTTTATTAATCACAATTGGTGTATTCTCCATTATCTTTTTGCTGTGGTTTGTCAGTAGACATACACATCTCAGCCATCGAGGAAAAATGTATCTGCAACAACTTCAAGAAACATTTACCCGATTGCAGCAGAAGGCAAAGTATGACATCCCTTCTGTATTTGACTACAACTTACTGGTGGCACTATTTGGCGTTGAGGCGCTAGCTGGAACCTCTTATGACTCTTACTATAAAGCCTTTTTCCCGCCAACATTTTCTAGAAAAGTTACAACAGTAGAGAGTTCGTCTAGTAGCTTATGTGGTAGCTTTTCATGCAGTAGCCCCTCATACAGTACTAGTTATCGCAGTAGTAGTTCTGACACTAGCTCCTCATGCAGTACTAGTTCTGGCTGTAGCTCCTCATGCAATAGTAGTTCTGACAGTGGCTCCTCATGCAGTAGTGGTTCTGACAGTGGCTCCTCATGCAGTAGCTCTTCATGCGGTGGTGGTTGCGGTGGTGGCTGTGGCGGTGGCTGTGGAGGAGGTTAG
- a CDS encoding TIGR04222 domain-containing membrane protein, which translates to MDKFLFGVLVMLLVVVLHNPASNPIANMYGPHFLLFYGFLITVTLLVSLWSVKHDSTASLPLPLVPSNPDPYEIAYLRGGENEVTRLVIFDLVQDGYLQINQDRIERSLDYPAPIHLSAIEREVFNWFSSPRSVGEVFQSSLPVNVKKHCTVYEQHLLNDQLLFPITAKEIAKRVAKTGMFIILGLGGYKLLIALLKGNFNVMLLIMMGIISSIILAIISQPPRLSQRGQAYLKRLQQTFEQFKTQVFPSTPDGTEFNILLPLALFGVDTLTGTPYAEFRDFFHPSGNVGISGGDSSCGSSSDGGSSCGGGSSCGGGGGCGGCGGG; encoded by the coding sequence ATGGATAAGTTCCTATTTGGCGTCTTGGTTATGTTGCTGGTTGTGGTGCTTCACAATCCAGCATCCAACCCCATTGCAAATATGTATGGTCCCCACTTTCTGTTATTTTATGGTTTTTTGATAACAGTGACGCTATTAGTCAGTTTATGGAGTGTAAAGCATGACTCAACAGCAAGCTTACCTTTACCATTAGTTCCTAGCAACCCTGATCCTTATGAAATTGCTTATTTACGTGGAGGAGAAAATGAGGTTACGCGTCTGGTGATTTTTGATTTAGTTCAAGATGGTTACTTACAAATTAATCAAGATAGAATAGAGCGATCGCTTGATTATCCCGCTCCTATTCATCTATCTGCAATAGAACGCGAGGTATTTAACTGGTTTTCTTCACCACGCTCAGTTGGGGAAGTATTTCAGTCATCACTCCCCGTTAACGTGAAAAAGCACTGTACAGTCTATGAGCAACACTTGCTAAATGACCAACTGTTATTTCCTATAACAGCGAAAGAAATAGCAAAGCGTGTTGCTAAAACAGGGATGTTTATCATCCTGGGTTTAGGTGGTTACAAGCTCTTGATCGCACTGCTGAAGGGAAATTTCAATGTCATGTTGCTTATAATGATGGGCATAATCTCGTCTATTATCCTTGCAATTATCTCCCAGCCGCCACGACTGAGCCAGCGAGGACAAGCTTATCTTAAACGACTTCAGCAAACCTTTGAGCAATTCAAAACGCAAGTTTTTCCTTCTACACCTGATGGAACAGAGTTTAATATATTGTTGCCTCTAGCCCTCTTTGGTGTAGATACACTAACAGGTACACCCTATGCCGAGTTTAGAGACTTTTTTCATCCTTCAGGGAATGTAGGTATTAGTGGTGGGGATAGTTCCTGCGGTAGTTCGTCTGATGGGGGTAGCTCCTGTGGCGGGGGTAGTTCCTGCGGTGGTGGTGGCGGTTGTGGTGGCTGCGGTGGAGGGTAA